TACACCCCGAGCAAGGCGTCCTCGCGGCGCATCGAGGTACGCAGCCCCGACTCGGCCTGCAACCCGTATCTGACGTTCGCGGTGCTGCTGGCGGCCGGGCTGCGCGGCATCGAGAAGAACTACGTCCTGGGGCCGCAGGCCGAGGACAACGTGTGGACGCTGACCCCTGAGGAGCGCCGCGCGATGGGTTATCGCGAGCTGCCGTCCAGCCTGGGCATCGCCCTGCAGGAGATGGAGAGCTCCGAGTTGGTCGCCGAGGCCTTGGGCGAGCACGTCTTCGACTACTTCCTGCGCAACAAGCGCGCGGAGTGGGAGGAGTACCGCAGCAACGTCACGCCGTACGAGCTCAAGGCGTATCTGTCGCTCTAACGGCGTGAGGGCGTGCGCTACCGTCGTGCACGTGGCCAAACCAGCGACGCAGCGCCCGCGCGTACCCAGCGTGGGTCGGCTCGGTCTCGTCGAGCGATCTGCGGCTGCCGACCTGAGCAGGCTGGGCTGGGACACCGATGACCATGTCGAGCTGTTGTGGTCGCTGTCGCGTGCACCCGACTCCGACTCGGCCCTGCAGACGATGGTCCGGCTGGCCGATGCGCTGGACGACGACTGGCCGCAGCTGAACTCCGCGCTGCTGAAGGATCGCGGTCTGCGCGGCCGGTTGTTCGCGGTGATCGGCTCGTCGCTGGCCCTGGGTGACCACCTGGTGGCCAATCCCCAGTCGTGGCATCTGCTCTCCGGTGAGGTCACACTGCCCGAACCCGCCGAGCTGCGGCGGATGTTCGACGACCGCATCGCCGAATTCGGTACGGACCCAATGACGGTCATGCCGGCGCTGCGCGTGCTCTACCGCGACCGCTTGCTGGTGCTGGCGGCCCTCGACACGGCCTCGACGGTGGAGAACGAGCCGGTGCCGGCGTTCTCCACGATCGGTGAACATCTCGCCGACATCGCCGACGCCGCCATGGGTGCGGCGTTGAAGGTGGCCGGCGCGACGGTGTGCAAGGAAGGGTCGGAGCCGCCGCGGCTCGCGGTCATCGCGATGGGCAAATGCGGTGCGCGCGAACTGAACTACGTCAGCGACGTCGACGTCATCTTCGTGGGTGAGGACGCCGACTCGGTGAGCACCCGGGTAGCCGGGGAAATGATCCGGCTGGCGTCGGACACCTTCTTCGAGGTCGACGCCGGCCTGCGTCCGGAAGGTAAGCAGGGCGCCCTGGTGCGGACCCTGGAGTCGCACCTCGCCTACTACCAGCGGTGGGCCAAGACCTGGGAGTTCCAGGCGCTGCTCAAAGCCAGGCCGGCGGTCGGCGACGCCGAGCTGGGGGAGCAGTACATGGCGGCGATCATGCCGATGGTGTGGACTGCCTGCGAGCGTGACGATTTCGTGCCCGAGGTGCAGGCCATGCGCCGCCGGGTCGAGGCGCTGGTGCCTGCCGACCTCCGCGACCGGGAGATCAAGCTCGGGACGGGCGGGCTGCGCGACGTCGAATTCGCAGTCCAGCTACTGCAATTGGTGCACGGGCGCACCGACGAGTCGCTGCACGTCTCCTCGACCGTGCCGGCCCTGGCGGCGCTGGCTGCCGGTGGCTATGTCGGGCGTGACGATGCCGCCAACTTGACCGCGTCGTACGAATTCCTGCGGCTGCTCGAGCATCGACTGCAACTGCAACGTCTCAAGCGAACTCACACGCTGCCGCCGCCGGACGATGACGAGGCGCTGCGCTGGCTTGCCCGAGCCGCGCATATCCGGCCCGACGGCACCCACGACTCACTGGGCGTGCTGCGGGAGGAGCTCAAGCGCCAGAACGTGCGGGTGTCGCGGTTGCACGCCAAGCTGTTCTATCAACCGCTGCTGGAATCGGTCGGTCCGTCGGTGGAGGGCCTTGCGGAAGGGTTGACCCCGGAGGCCGCCGAACGGCAGTTGGCCGCGCTCGGGTACGAGGGCCCGCAGACCGCGTTGACCCACCTCAGTGCCCTGGTCAATCAGAGCGGCCGGCGCGGCCGGGTGCAGTCGGTGCTGTTGCCGCGGCTGCTGGACTGGCTGTCGGACACCCCGGATCCGGACCGTGGGCTGCTGGCCTATCGGCGGATCAGCGAGGCGATGGCCGAACAGCGTTGGTATCTGGCCACTTTGCGTGACGAGAGCGCGGTGGCCAAACGCTTGATGCGGGTGCTGGGCACCTCGGCCTACGTGCCGGAGCTGTTGATGCGGGCACCGGAGGTCATCCAGCAGTACGCCGACGGTCCGTCAGGCCCCAAGCTGCTCGACGTCGACCCGGAGGTTGTCGGCCGGGCGTTGGTCGCCTCCAGTGGCCGCCATGTCGATCCGATGCGGGCGATCGCGGCGGCACGCACCCTGCGGCGCCGAGAGCTGGCGCGAGTGGCCTCCGCGGATCTGCTCGGCATGCTCGAAGTCCGCGACGTCTGTGCGGCGTTGACCTCGGTCTGGGTGGCGGTGCTGCAGTCGGCGCTCGAGGCGGTGGTACGGGCGAACACCCGCGACGGCGGTGCGGCTCCGGCCAAGATCGCGGTCATCGGGATGGGCCGGCTCG
This is a stretch of genomic DNA from Mycobacterium sp. ELW1. It encodes these proteins:
- a CDS encoding bifunctional [glutamine synthetase] adenylyltransferase/[glutamine synthetase]-adenylyl-L-tyrosine phosphorylase, whose amino-acid sequence is MHVAKPATQRPRVPSVGRLGLVERSAAADLSRLGWDTDDHVELLWSLSRAPDSDSALQTMVRLADALDDDWPQLNSALLKDRGLRGRLFAVIGSSLALGDHLVANPQSWHLLSGEVTLPEPAELRRMFDDRIAEFGTDPMTVMPALRVLYRDRLLVLAALDTASTVENEPVPAFSTIGEHLADIADAAMGAALKVAGATVCKEGSEPPRLAVIAMGKCGARELNYVSDVDVIFVGEDADSVSTRVAGEMIRLASDTFFEVDAGLRPEGKQGALVRTLESHLAYYQRWAKTWEFQALLKARPAVGDAELGEQYMAAIMPMVWTACERDDFVPEVQAMRRRVEALVPADLRDREIKLGTGGLRDVEFAVQLLQLVHGRTDESLHVSSTVPALAALAAGGYVGRDDAANLTASYEFLRLLEHRLQLQRLKRTHTLPPPDDDEALRWLARAAHIRPDGTHDSLGVLREELKRQNVRVSRLHAKLFYQPLLESVGPSVEGLAEGLTPEAAERQLAALGYEGPQTALTHLSALVNQSGRRGRVQSVLLPRLLDWLSDTPDPDRGLLAYRRISEAMAEQRWYLATLRDESAVAKRLMRVLGTSAYVPELLMRAPEVIQQYADGPSGPKLLDVDPEVVGRALVASSGRHVDPMRAIAAARTLRRRELARVASADLLGMLEVRDVCAALTSVWVAVLQSALEAVVRANTRDGGAAPAKIAVIGMGRLGGRELGYGSDADVMFVCEPSPGVEESRALKWSVLIAEQVRALLGTPSADPPLEVDTNLRPEGRQGPLVRTLSSYEAYYAQWALPWEVQALLRAHPVAGDQDLGLRFVLMADKTRYPAGGVSAEAVQEIRRVKARVDAERLPRGADPNTHTKLGRGGLADVEWTVQLLQLRHAHEVPSLHNTSTLETLDAIGAAELLGEDDVDLLRQAWLTATAARNALVLVRGKPTDQLPGPGRQLNAVAVAAGWHNDDGGEFLDNYLRVTRRAKAVVLRVFGS